A portion of the Sphaerochaeta pleomorpha str. Grapes genome contains these proteins:
- a CDS encoding HAD family hydrolase has protein sequence MGFLLDQGIKAIWLDIDGTLYPKRMLNWRMAKTVFPSVRLGLLFSSVRKEYRIRQDLVATDPPSREGLLIRQSGLVLEMMGKPITPENLETMKHRVNSQFYAKWEKSFLSIKPFSKLRDALSLAKSQGIFIGVFSDFPIAKKLQTLGIDDLVEVAISSEDSGYLKPSKRAFKFLLSHIDLKPEEILYVGDSYDKDILGAKQVGMHACLLSSSKGPFPEADLVVRSWEEFSSLVL, from the coding sequence ATGGGATTTCTCCTTGATCAGGGAATCAAGGCAATTTGGCTTGATATCGATGGAACACTTTATCCGAAAAGGATGCTCAACTGGCGAATGGCCAAGACGGTGTTCCCTTCGGTTCGCCTTGGTTTGCTGTTCAGTTCAGTGAGGAAAGAATATCGAATTCGCCAGGATCTTGTCGCAACAGACCCTCCCAGCAGGGAGGGGTTGCTTATTCGCCAGTCAGGGCTTGTCCTTGAAATGATGGGTAAGCCGATAACCCCTGAAAACCTTGAGACCATGAAGCATAGGGTGAATTCCCAGTTTTATGCGAAATGGGAAAAATCCTTTCTTTCCATCAAGCCTTTTTCGAAATTACGTGATGCCTTGTCTCTCGCAAAGTCCCAAGGCATTTTTATCGGGGTGTTTAGTGATTTCCCGATTGCAAAGAAACTGCAGACCCTGGGCATAGATGACTTGGTTGAAGTAGCGATAAGCTCTGAAGATAGCGGATACCTCAAACCTAGCAAGAGAGCCTTCAAGTTTCTTCTTTCCCACATAGACTTGAAACCAGAGGAAATCCTCTATGTAGGGGATAGCTATGACAAGGATATTTTGGGAGCTAAACAAGTAGGAATGCATGCGTGTTTGCTCTCTTCTTCCAAAGGTCCTTTTCCCGAGGCTGATTTGGTTGTCCGCTCCTGGGAGGAATTTTCTTCCCTAGTGCTTTGA
- a CDS encoding SpiroCoCo family coiled-coil protein: protein MELLLPVILFALTLILIFSLRAEDKRNRRLDLMKKKLQQYSREVETVQSQFKETSQQAEEKINRKVQQANQVVLNLEEQILDLQSRSQDLAKLQEVLNNYRDVLKQLGNTTEQAEIRIGQVKKEIDRVEKVRDTLDSFDGRIADFKTGFAGTLTETNEAMSHFREDLFRLQEASLEKMQTYAEEVRETERKNQIRIASHAEVLKANEEASLEKVSLFTEKCRQLADEGEQSLGSFKEQVKKELEKASEELHERQENLEQVKKQLDQAFEAYLGRLASIDEEAKGRAEVSLETFAKECSLRMDRLFENSVGRTDLAFRSMMEIISQFLDELGNRIEKAESLILPEGESSQVLGAIKNVQDSMVENEARVDARDETANPALETEELTEIEDLAESSTEDGSLPWIEFIPQGEEEVINLDDEEEKNT, encoded by the coding sequence ATGGAATTGCTGTTGCCGGTTATACTTTTTGCCCTTACGCTGATACTTATTTTTTCACTTCGTGCAGAAGATAAGAGAAACCGCCGTCTGGATCTGATGAAAAAGAAGCTGCAACAGTATTCCAGGGAAGTCGAAACAGTACAATCCCAATTCAAGGAAACCTCCCAGCAGGCTGAAGAGAAAATCAACCGTAAAGTACAGCAAGCCAATCAAGTCGTTTTAAATCTTGAAGAACAGATCCTGGATTTGCAGTCACGTAGTCAGGATTTGGCAAAACTCCAGGAAGTGCTGAATAATTACAGGGATGTTTTGAAACAACTTGGGAACACTACTGAACAGGCAGAAATTCGTATCGGCCAGGTAAAGAAAGAAATCGACCGTGTTGAAAAAGTGCGGGACACGCTGGATTCTTTCGATGGACGCATAGCGGACTTCAAGACAGGGTTTGCAGGAACGCTTACCGAGACAAATGAAGCAATGTCCCATTTTAGGGAAGATCTTTTCAGATTGCAGGAAGCTTCCTTGGAAAAAATGCAGACATATGCAGAGGAAGTGCGGGAAACCGAACGTAAAAACCAAATTAGGATTGCGTCTCATGCAGAGGTCTTGAAAGCCAATGAGGAAGCTTCCTTGGAAAAGGTTTCCCTGTTTACTGAAAAATGCAGGCAACTTGCCGATGAGGGGGAACAATCCCTTGGTTCCTTCAAAGAGCAGGTAAAAAAAGAGCTCGAAAAAGCTTCAGAAGAACTCCATGAACGTCAGGAAAATCTCGAACAGGTTAAAAAACAGTTAGATCAGGCTTTTGAGGCATACCTTGGAAGGCTTGCAAGTATAGATGAAGAGGCAAAAGGTCGTGCCGAGGTCTCCCTTGAAACATTTGCAAAAGAATGTTCTCTTCGGATGGACCGGTTATTCGAAAATTCTGTCGGCCGAACTGACCTTGCTTTCCGATCGATGATGGAAATCATCAGCCAGTTTCTTGATGAGCTTGGCAATCGCATTGAGAAAGCAGAGTCCCTCATTCTCCCTGAAGGGGAGTCTAGCCAGGTCCTGGGTGCAATTAAAAACGTGCAGGACAGTATGGTGGAAAACGAAGCAAGGGTAGATGCAAGAGATGAGACGGCCAATCCTGCATTAGAAACTGAAGAGTTGACTGAAATCGAAGACCTTGCAGAAAGCTCTACTGAAGATGGTTCTCTGCCTTGGATTGAATTTATTCCCCAGGGAGAAGAAGAAGTCATCAATCTCGATGACGAAGAAGAGAAAAATACTTGA
- the grpE gene encoding nucleotide exchange factor GrpE, which produces MDTKEEKEEEMGKKVKHSEVKAEEAKTEEAKTISDAEKNDFQIAALQAKLESAEAELSSLKDQMLRDRAEIENFRKRLARDKDEAVKYANSNLIKDLLQPLDDFNRALDAAESTKDFAKVHDGVLMVSSQLYGLLERNWGLEKIEAVGKEFDPEEHEACMVVEDPSLSVETVLEDFSTGYKLHGRILRPSKVKVGKPTV; this is translated from the coding sequence ATGGACACGAAAGAAGAGAAAGAGGAAGAAATGGGTAAAAAGGTAAAACACAGTGAGGTTAAAGCCGAAGAGGCAAAAACCGAAGAAGCAAAAACCATTTCTGATGCCGAGAAAAATGATTTTCAAATCGCTGCATTGCAGGCGAAGCTTGAAAGTGCAGAAGCTGAGTTGTCTTCCTTGAAGGACCAGATGCTACGTGACCGGGCTGAGATTGAAAATTTCCGGAAACGTTTGGCTAGGGATAAGGATGAAGCAGTAAAATATGCGAACTCAAACCTTATCAAAGACCTTTTGCAACCTTTGGATGATTTCAATCGCGCCCTTGATGCTGCCGAGTCAACCAAGGATTTTGCAAAAGTACATGATGGGGTACTTATGGTAAGCTCCCAGCTGTATGGCCTTCTTGAAAGAAACTGGGGCCTTGAGAAAATCGAGGCAGTAGGAAAAGAGTTTGACCCGGAGGAACACGAGGCCTGCATGGTTGTCGAGGATCCCTCCCTTTCGGTTGAGACAGTCCTCGAAGATTTTTCTACGGGTTATAAATTGCATGGGCGTATTCTCAGGCCGTCAAAAGTAAAAGTTGGGAAGCCAACCGTTTGA
- the dnaK gene encoding molecular chaperone DnaK, producing the protein MGRIIGIDLGTTNSCVAVMEGNDPMVIANSEGQRTTPSVVGYTAKGDRLVGQPAKNQIVTNAENTVYSIKRFMGRKYSEVPSELGRIPYKVYAGPSGEIKVDIRGEAHSPQEISAAILQKMKKTAEDYLGEPVTEAVVTVPAYFNDAQRQATKDAGKIAGLDVKRIVNEPTAAALAYGFGKDSSKEEKIAVYDLGGGTFDISILELGDGVFEVKSTNGDTHLGGDDFDLRIINWMASEFKKANGIDLTSDKMALQRLREAAEKAKIELSNSTSTDINLPFITADASGPKHLQMTLTRSHFEQLVADLIERTKIPVQNALRDAGLTAADINEVVLVGGSTRIPAVQTIVRELFKKEPHKGVNPDEVVAMGAAIQGGILGGAVKDVLLLDVTPLSLGIETLGGVNTRLIERNTTIPTRKSQIFSTAADGQTAVSIHVLQGEREMASQNRTLGKFDLIGIPSAPRGVPQIEVTFDIDANGIVHVSAKDLGTGKEQKIRIEASSGLSDSEIEKMVRDAEAHAEEDKKERARIDARNEADSLAYSTEKSLKDYGDKIGADEKAKIDSALAELRTVLANQSATAEEIKAKSETLQQAAYKLAEEVYKNASASQATEGAAPEQPSEPKEEQPKKHTGKDGVEDADYEVVD; encoded by the coding sequence ATGGGTAGAATAATTGGTATTGACCTGGGTACGACTAACAGTTGCGTAGCAGTAATGGAAGGTAATGACCCAATGGTTATCGCAAACAGCGAAGGACAGCGCACGACTCCTTCTGTAGTTGGTTATACAGCCAAAGGCGATCGTTTGGTCGGTCAGCCTGCAAAGAACCAGATTGTAACAAACGCCGAGAATACAGTTTATTCGATCAAGCGTTTCATGGGAAGAAAATACAGTGAGGTTCCTTCTGAATTGGGTAGGATCCCCTATAAGGTATATGCAGGTCCATCAGGCGAAATCAAGGTTGATATCAGGGGTGAAGCTCATTCTCCCCAGGAAATATCTGCAGCTATTCTCCAGAAAATGAAAAAGACAGCTGAGGATTATCTTGGTGAACCCGTTACCGAGGCTGTTGTTACCGTTCCCGCATATTTCAATGATGCACAGCGCCAGGCTACAAAAGATGCCGGTAAAATCGCTGGCCTTGATGTAAAGCGTATTGTCAATGAACCTACTGCGGCTGCATTGGCCTATGGGTTTGGCAAAGATTCCAGCAAGGAAGAGAAAATCGCCGTCTATGACCTTGGTGGTGGTACCTTTGATATTTCCATCCTTGAGCTGGGCGACGGGGTTTTCGAGGTAAAATCTACCAACGGCGATACCCACCTTGGTGGTGATGACTTTGATCTGAGAATAATTAACTGGATGGCTTCCGAATTCAAGAAAGCCAACGGCATTGACCTTACCAGTGACAAGATGGCATTGCAGAGACTGAGGGAAGCAGCTGAGAAGGCAAAGATTGAGCTTTCCAACTCAACCAGCACCGACATCAACCTTCCGTTTATCACAGCTGATGCTTCCGGCCCGAAACATTTGCAGATGACCCTTACCCGCTCGCACTTTGAGCAGTTGGTTGCCGACTTGATCGAAAGGACCAAGATTCCTGTACAGAATGCTCTCAGGGATGCCGGACTTACCGCTGCGGATATCAACGAGGTAGTGCTCGTTGGTGGTTCCACCCGTATTCCTGCTGTTCAGACTATTGTCCGAGAACTTTTCAAGAAAGAACCTCACAAGGGTGTTAACCCTGATGAAGTAGTTGCCATGGGTGCTGCCATCCAGGGTGGTATTCTCGGGGGAGCCGTAAAGGATGTCCTCTTGCTTGATGTTACCCCGCTTTCTCTCGGTATCGAAACCCTCGGTGGTGTCAATACCCGGTTGATTGAGCGCAATACTACCATTCCTACCCGCAAGAGCCAGATTTTCTCAACCGCTGCCGATGGACAGACCGCTGTTAGCATCCATGTCCTGCAGGGCGAACGTGAAATGGCCTCCCAGAACAGGACCTTGGGGAAATTCGATTTGATCGGTATTCCTTCGGCACCTCGTGGGGTTCCTCAGATTGAAGTTACCTTCGATATCGACGCAAACGGTATCGTCCATGTATCTGCTAAGGATCTTGGTACAGGCAAGGAACAGAAAATCCGGATTGAGGCTTCTTCAGGTCTCAGCGACTCGGAAATTGAAAAAATGGTCCGGGATGCTGAAGCCCATGCAGAGGAAGACAAGAAGGAACGCGCAAGGATTGATGCCCGTAACGAAGCCGATAGTCTCGCATATTCCACCGAGAAGTCTCTCAAGGATTATGGTGATAAGATTGGAGCAGACGAAAAAGCAAAGATTGATTCCGCACTTGCAGAACTGAGGACTGTCCTCGCCAACCAGAGTGCTACAGCCGAAGAGATCAAGGCAAAGAGTGAAACCTTGCAGCAGGCTGCTTACAAGCTTGCCGAGGAAGTCTACAAGAATGCTTCTGCTTCCCAGGCGACCGAGGGAGCCGCTCCTGAGCAACCTTCCGAACCTAAAGAAGAGCAGCCCAAGAAACACACTGGCAAAGACGGTGTCGAGGATGCTGATTACGAAGTCGTAGACTAA
- the dnaJ gene encoding molecular chaperone DnaJ, which yields MAKRDYYEVLGIAKTSTLDEIKKAYRKLAIANHPDRNPGNKEAEDRFKEATEAYEVLSDEKKRQTYDQFGFAGIDGANGAGHDYSNVYRDFSDIFGGGFGGGGFEDIFSSFFGGGSSRSQSRGQGGPDVGSSLRYDIDIDFKDAVFGTKVEIAYSHQVSCDACQGSGAKGGSGTKVCPTCNGVGQVRRNSGFFSVASTCPTCNGTGRVIENPCTDCHGTGLKRKQQKVKVTIPAGVDNGSRVVLRGMGDAGANGGAKGDLYVYVSVKPHKYFVRQDYDLFCQIPISITQASLGTDIEVPTIDGQNIKVSVPSGVQSGKMLRVRGRGVTKLNSTDRGDMYIKLLVQVPKRLGLKAKKIMQDLSEALGEDIAPTPVPFED from the coding sequence GTGGCGAAACGTGATTATTATGAAGTGCTTGGCATTGCAAAGACCTCGACACTGGACGAAATAAAGAAAGCATACCGGAAACTTGCCATTGCGAACCATCCGGACCGAAATCCGGGAAACAAGGAAGCAGAGGATCGTTTCAAGGAAGCTACTGAAGCCTATGAGGTTCTCAGTGACGAGAAGAAACGACAGACCTACGACCAGTTTGGATTTGCCGGGATCGATGGGGCGAATGGGGCTGGGCATGATTATTCGAATGTCTACCGCGATTTCAGTGATATTTTTGGCGGTGGTTTCGGTGGTGGTGGGTTTGAAGATATTTTCAGTTCCTTCTTCGGTGGAGGTTCTTCACGTTCCCAGTCCAGGGGGCAAGGCGGCCCCGATGTAGGGTCTTCCCTGCGATATGATATAGACATTGATTTCAAGGATGCCGTTTTCGGTACCAAGGTTGAAATAGCTTATTCCCACCAGGTTTCCTGTGATGCCTGTCAGGGGTCAGGGGCAAAAGGTGGTTCGGGTACAAAGGTTTGTCCGACCTGTAATGGAGTTGGGCAGGTAAGAAGGAACAGTGGTTTCTTCTCGGTTGCCAGCACCTGTCCGACCTGTAATGGTACGGGTAGGGTCATTGAGAATCCTTGTACCGATTGCCATGGAACCGGTTTGAAACGAAAGCAGCAGAAGGTCAAAGTGACCATCCCTGCTGGCGTTGATAATGGAAGCCGGGTTGTTTTGCGTGGTATGGGGGATGCAGGGGCCAATGGCGGTGCCAAAGGTGATTTGTATGTCTATGTCAGCGTAAAACCCCACAAATACTTTGTTAGGCAGGATTATGACCTGTTCTGTCAGATTCCCATATCGATTACCCAGGCTTCGCTTGGTACTGATATTGAGGTTCCGACAATCGACGGGCAGAATATTAAAGTCTCTGTTCCCTCTGGGGTTCAGAGTGGCAAAATGCTGAGAGTCCGGGGACGTGGTGTCACAAAATTGAATTCCACAGACCGGGGTGATATGTATATAAAACTGTTGGTTCAGGTCCCGAAACGCCTGGGGTTGAAAGCCAAGAAGATAATGCAGGATTTGTCGGAAGCGTTAGGTGAAGATATCGCTCCCACTCCGGTTCCATTCGAAGATTGA
- the rlmB gene encoding 23S rRNA (guanosine(2251)-2'-O)-methyltransferase RlmB, whose protein sequence is MGEKIFGFHAIEESLKQAPAGSTLYLCRGMGGHTSALERQAMLTGKVAIKKIASVEMDRLAPDCDHRGALLDLGGSRAMSSKAKAISVKEYCQGLGEDDSAVVLVLDEITDPQNLGAILRSCDQFSVSLVIIPERRSVQVNETVVKVSSGAAQYVPVSIVTNVNRELEYLKANGFWVYGADMEGKASHKTVFPKKTVLVMGNEGKGLSRLTQQLCDMLVSIPTSGHIDSLNVSVATGILLYEIRRQQAVTIQQ, encoded by the coding sequence ATGGGTGAGAAGATCTTTGGCTTTCACGCGATTGAAGAAAGCCTGAAACAGGCCCCCGCAGGCTCGACGCTTTATCTGTGTCGTGGCATGGGTGGCCATACCTCGGCCTTGGAAAGACAGGCCATGCTTACCGGAAAGGTAGCAATCAAGAAAATAGCAAGTGTAGAAATGGACCGTTTGGCACCGGATTGCGACCATAGAGGGGCTTTACTGGATTTGGGTGGTTCAAGGGCCATGTCTTCAAAGGCAAAGGCTATTTCTGTAAAAGAGTATTGCCAGGGCCTCGGTGAAGATGACTCTGCGGTTGTTTTGGTACTCGATGAGATCACAGATCCCCAGAACCTTGGGGCAATCCTCAGGTCTTGCGATCAGTTTTCGGTATCTTTGGTGATTATTCCCGAGAGACGGAGTGTGCAGGTCAATGAGACTGTAGTAAAAGTCTCCTCAGGGGCAGCACAATATGTACCCGTATCGATAGTGACGAACGTCAACAGGGAATTGGAATATCTGAAAGCCAACGGGTTTTGGGTATATGGGGCTGATATGGAAGGCAAAGCTTCCCACAAGACGGTCTTCCCGAAGAAAACCGTGCTGGTAATGGGAAACGAGGGAAAAGGGCTTAGCCGACTGACCCAGCAGCTGTGTGATATGCTCGTATCGATTCCAACCAGTGGGCATATCGATTCTCTGAATGTATCTGTGGCAACTGGGATTTTGCTCTATGAAATTCGTAGGCAGCAAGCTGTGACAATACAGCAATAA
- a CDS encoding DUF3798 domain-containing protein, with protein MKKTVVMMLCLAMVCGFAFAAGSQEAAPAAKPTAAATAFHIGIVTGTVSQSEDDLRGAERLIKEYGSVADGGMIQHVTYPDNFMDEAETTISVIAGLADDPLMKAVIVNQAVPGTTEGFRRIKEKRSDVLCIAGEAHEDPGVIQSAADLAVNNDFVARGYLIIRTAHELGCDTFVHISFPRHLSYETMSRRVAIMRATCEELGMKFVMETAPDPTSDVGVAGAQQYILEKVPAWIEAYGKKAAFFCTNDAHTEPLLKQLLAYGGYFIEADLPSPLMGYPGALGIDLSAEAGDFPAILKKVESSIVAKGGAGRFGTWAFSYGYTTTAGLGQHAINVLKGESQLLKLSDLMKAYGKFTPGAKWNGSFYSDVNTGVRAKNHVLIYQDTYMMGKGFMGNADIVVPEKYFSIK; from the coding sequence ATGAAAAAGACTGTTGTTATGATGCTCTGTCTTGCTATGGTTTGCGGATTTGCTTTCGCAGCCGGAAGTCAGGAAGCTGCTCCCGCAGCAAAACCAACTGCTGCTGCTACCGCATTTCACATTGGGATCGTTACCGGTACGGTATCCCAGTCTGAAGATGACCTCCGTGGTGCTGAACGCCTGATCAAAGAATATGGTTCAGTAGCCGATGGTGGAATGATCCAGCATGTAACCTATCCGGATAACTTCATGGATGAAGCCGAGACAACCATCAGCGTTATCGCTGGTCTTGCCGACGATCCTTTGATGAAGGCTGTCATAGTAAACCAGGCTGTCCCAGGTACCACTGAAGGTTTCCGCCGCATAAAGGAGAAACGTTCCGATGTTCTCTGTATCGCCGGTGAAGCCCATGAGGACCCAGGTGTAATCCAGAGTGCTGCAGACTTGGCTGTAAATAATGATTTCGTAGCCCGTGGTTACCTTATCATTCGTACTGCCCATGAGCTCGGTTGTGATACATTTGTACACATTTCTTTCCCCAGACACCTCAGCTATGAGACCATGAGTCGTCGTGTAGCGATCATGAGAGCTACCTGCGAAGAACTCGGTATGAAGTTCGTAATGGAAACAGCTCCTGATCCGACCAGTGACGTCGGTGTTGCCGGCGCACAGCAGTATATCCTCGAGAAAGTACCAGCTTGGATTGAAGCTTATGGCAAGAAGGCTGCTTTCTTCTGTACAAATGATGCACATACTGAGCCGTTGCTGAAGCAACTGCTTGCTTACGGCGGTTATTTCATCGAAGCCGACCTTCCCAGTCCTTTGATGGGATATCCTGGGGCTCTCGGTATTGACCTTTCTGCAGAAGCCGGGGATTTCCCTGCCATTCTCAAGAAAGTTGAATCTTCAATCGTAGCAAAGGGTGGCGCAGGCCGCTTCGGAACTTGGGCATTCTCCTATGGTTATACCACTACTGCCGGCTTGGGCCAGCATGCCATCAACGTTCTCAAAGGCGAGAGCCAACTGTTGAAGCTTTCTGACCTGATGAAGGCCTATGGAAAGTTCACTCCTGGTGCAAAGTGGAATGGTTCTTTCTATTCCGATGTCAACACTGGTGTTCGTGCAAAGAACCATGTATTGATTTATCAGGATACCTATATGATGGGCAAGGGTTTCATGGGCAATGCAGATATCGTTGTCCCTGAAAAGTATTTCTCTATCAAATAG
- a CDS encoding sugar ABC transporter ATP-binding protein, with product MNEKEIPLLEMRHISKDFFGNQVLSDINFTLKKGEILGLVGENGAGKSTLMKILFGMDEIHQTGGFGGDVLLSGEKVVFKTPIDALAAGIGMVHQEFSLLPDFTATENILLNREPLKYNVFSELFGERMNTLDREKMEGISKKAISRLGVTLDSEMLVSQMPVGHKQFTEIARELSKESSGHTGEIKLLVLDEPTAVLSEQEADSLLKAMRLLSEAGIAIIFISHRLQEIIDVCDTIMVMRDGKIIKTEPSKGVVISDIARWMVGREVNTAAGQHRIFAYEGKDKILSIQNLWVDMPGEVVRDVSLDIYKGEIIGIGGMAGQGKLGIPNGTMGLFHSGGKVVFEGTEIPLNAPRSFLDAGMAFVSEDRRGVGLLLDETLEWNVSFTAMQVQEKFLKKYLGFVKWRSQQEIQDATEGYVRQLEIRCTSTKQKAKELSGGNQQKICLAKAFAVAPKLLFVSEPTRGIDIGAKSLVLKALRKYNEEQGTTIVMISSELEELRTICDRIAIISDGKVNGILPATTDSAEFGLLMVGQKSEKITGGTV from the coding sequence ATGAATGAAAAAGAAATTCCGTTGCTAGAGATGCGACATATCAGCAAGGACTTTTTCGGAAACCAGGTATTGAGTGATATCAACTTCACCCTCAAGAAGGGTGAAATCCTGGGGCTTGTTGGGGAAAATGGTGCCGGAAAGTCGACCTTGATGAAAATTCTCTTTGGAATGGATGAAATCCATCAGACCGGAGGGTTTGGTGGTGATGTTTTACTTTCTGGTGAGAAAGTTGTTTTTAAGACGCCTATTGATGCATTGGCAGCTGGTATTGGGATGGTTCACCAAGAGTTTTCCCTTTTGCCCGACTTCACTGCCACTGAAAATATTTTATTGAACAGGGAACCCCTCAAATATAATGTATTCTCGGAATTGTTTGGTGAACGGATGAACACGCTGGACCGGGAAAAAATGGAGGGAATCTCCAAAAAGGCTATCAGTCGACTTGGTGTTACCCTCGACTCTGAGATGCTTGTATCTCAGATGCCTGTCGGCCATAAGCAATTCACAGAGATCGCCCGGGAACTCAGTAAGGAATCCTCAGGCCATACCGGTGAAATTAAGCTGCTTGTCCTTGATGAACCTACCGCAGTTCTCTCCGAGCAGGAGGCCGATAGCCTTCTGAAGGCTATGCGGTTGCTTTCCGAAGCGGGAATTGCAATTATCTTTATAAGCCATCGACTACAGGAAATCATTGATGTGTGTGATACCATCATGGTTATGCGTGATGGCAAGATAATTAAGACTGAGCCTTCGAAAGGGGTTGTAATTTCTGATATCGCCAGATGGATGGTGGGACGTGAAGTCAATACCGCCGCAGGCCAGCACCGTATCTTTGCATATGAGGGAAAAGATAAGATTCTTTCCATACAGAACCTCTGGGTTGATATGCCGGGAGAGGTCGTGAGAGATGTTTCCCTGGACATTTACAAGGGAGAGATTATCGGGATAGGGGGAATGGCAGGCCAAGGCAAACTGGGTATTCCCAATGGAACCATGGGTCTCTTTCATTCCGGGGGAAAAGTGGTTTTCGAAGGAACGGAAATTCCCTTGAACGCCCCACGGAGCTTCCTGGATGCAGGAATGGCTTTCGTAAGTGAAGATCGCCGGGGTGTAGGCTTGTTGCTTGATGAGACACTTGAGTGGAACGTTTCGTTTACTGCTATGCAAGTCCAGGAGAAATTCCTGAAAAAGTATCTTGGCTTTGTAAAATGGCGAAGCCAACAGGAGATACAGGATGCTACCGAAGGGTATGTCCGACAGCTGGAGATACGTTGTACCAGTACAAAACAGAAAGCCAAGGAACTGTCTGGTGGAAACCAGCAGAAAATCTGTCTTGCAAAAGCCTTTGCCGTTGCTCCTAAACTGTTATTTGTCTCTGAACCGACAAGGGGCATAGACATCGGGGCGAAATCCTTGGTGCTGAAAGCCCTGAGGAAATACAATGAAGAACAGGGTACGACGATTGTCATGATTTCTTCCGAGCTGGAAGAACTGAGGACAATCTGTGACCGCATAGCCATTATCTCCGATGGGAAGGTAAACGGAATCCTTCCTGCTACTACGGACAGTGCCGAATTCGGCCTCTTGATGGTCGGGCAGAAAAGTGAAAAAATCACCGGAGGTACTGTATGA
- a CDS encoding ABC transporter permease, producing the protein MSKESMFSSVKSAVKSFGLPRIIIGLFLLLLFILAPFVGVKISTSLSDTLNRFGMNCVMVLAMVPMIHSGCGLNFGLPLGIIAGLLGGTISMQLGYTGFTSFLMAMVFATPFALILGEAYGRLLNRVKGGEMMIATYVGFSSVAFMCIMWLLLPYSNPTMVWGFSGSGLRTTISTEGYYLHVLNDFLAIKINDHLSIPTGMILFFAILAFLMWAFLHTKTGTAMTAVGSNPVFARASGINVDKVRSLSVVMSTWLGAMGILVYQQSFGFIQLYMGPFYMALPAVSAILIGGASVNKASITNVIVGTFLFQGILTMTPSVMNSMIHTDMSEVIRIVVSNGMILYALTRKTEAIR; encoded by the coding sequence ATGAGTAAAGAATCAATGTTTTCCTCTGTTAAATCAGCAGTAAAATCATTTGGATTACCTCGAATCATAATTGGGCTGTTTCTCTTGTTGCTCTTTATCCTAGCCCCCTTTGTAGGGGTAAAAATCAGCACAAGTCTTTCTGATACCCTCAATAGATTTGGTATGAACTGTGTCATGGTTTTGGCTATGGTTCCCATGATCCATAGTGGCTGCGGTTTGAATTTCGGTCTACCTCTGGGGATTATCGCCGGCCTTTTGGGTGGTACGATCTCAATGCAGTTAGGCTATACTGGATTCACCTCCTTTCTTATGGCAATGGTATTTGCAACGCCATTTGCCCTTATCCTGGGAGAGGCTTATGGAAGGCTTCTCAACCGTGTAAAGGGTGGGGAGATGATGATTGCAACCTATGTAGGTTTCTCTTCGGTTGCCTTCATGTGTATCATGTGGCTCTTGCTTCCCTATAGCAACCCTACCATGGTCTGGGGCTTCAGCGGGTCTGGGTTGAGAACGACAATTTCTACCGAAGGGTATTACCTGCATGTTCTCAATGATTTCCTTGCAATCAAGATTAACGATCACCTGTCGATTCCCACGGGTATGATTTTATTCTTTGCTATCCTTGCTTTCCTTATGTGGGCTTTTTTACATACGAAGACAGGAACTGCAATGACTGCCGTAGGGTCGAACCCTGTTTTTGCCAGGGCAAGCGGTATCAATGTCGATAAGGTGCGCTCTTTGAGTGTCGTTATGTCTACATGGCTCGGTGCCATGGGTATCTTGGTGTACCAGCAGAGTTTTGGTTTTATTCAGCTTTATATGGGACCTTTCTACATGGCCTTACCGGCGGTTTCTGCCATCCTTATAGGTGGTGCTTCGGTAAATAAGGCTTCTATTACCAATGTCATTGTCGGTACATTCCTGTTCCAGGGAATTCTCACAATGACCCCCTCGGTCATGAACTCCATGATTCACACTGATATGTCTGAGGTTATCAGAATTGTCGTTTCCAACGGCATGATCCTGTACGCCTTGACGAGAAAAACGGAGGCTATCCGATGA